The DNA sequence AGTATGAATCCAAACCATTTTCTGCCGTCTCGACCTGGGAAACGGAAGCACTGACAAACGGAGGTTGATCGAACTGAAAATTTTGCAGCGAAGCGAGTTCTGCTTCCGTCAGGAACATAGCAGCCTCACCAGAGAATCCGGCACTGGTGACCAGCGCATTGGCAGCGGCCTCTGCATCAGCACGGTTCTCATCCAGAATGGTAAAATGGGCCAGCCTGACAGTCTCACCCGCGTTAACGGTCAGGTTGTAAGCCCAGACGATATTGTCCCCCACGACTTCGACTGTAGCAGGCACCAGCCCCCGCACGCTGTGAATGTAATGAATCAGAGCCGGAGTTCCGCTTCCGTCAGCATCATCGGTCCCGATCCATAAATCAGTCGGTTCGACAATCGTGTCGCCGTCAGAAGTATTGAAGACGATGGTCTCACGGTCACTGCCTAAATTACCGACGATTCGCACGGTTTCCGTGATTGCTGAAGCTGTGGGATTGTGGAACACATCAATGGTACGCGCGAAATCCTGATAACCGGTGTTGGGAACAGTTATTTCCCGATGGACGTCGAGACCGGAAAGTGATTGCACATTGGACACCACCGTGCGTCCCTCGCCCTCCCAATGCATCGCCATGGGAACATCACCCAGGCGGGTGAGACTGAGCTTATGCTGAGGAGTATAGTCGGAGGTACTCAACGTGGCAGATCCAGAAATTTTCCGTACCTGTAACTGCACCGTATCCCCGGCACTCAACTCTATAGCCTGTTCTAAATTTAATTCGAAGGCTTGACTTCCGAAAACTTGCGGAATTGTAGTAATACGATTTTCACTGACTGCCCCATTGATGAGAAACCGATATTCGACCTGAGAATCATAGTAGCTAAAAGAATAATAATACTGACCAGTTCTAGGATTGTAGCCAGTCACTTCCCACACCAATAAATTTTCAACACCAATTTCTCCGGTCAATCGATACGCTCCTGACTGAGCGGCCGAAAGCGTGCCCACAGTTTGAAAACTTGTAGTCAATATACTGGAGTCTGATGATCCGCTCTCCTGCGTGGTGATCCCCGATACACCTTCATACCGGATCAAACGGAGACGATGCCGAGGGATGAAGGACGAATTAGATAAGTAAACATTCCCGGAGATTTCCCTCACCTCTAAGTGCACTCTATCCCCTGCACTCAATTCCACGGTATCAGCCAGATTCAACTCGAAATATTTGGATGATAGATTATCTGAAATATTGAAAATGCGAGATTCTCTCTGACTCCCGTTAACCAGGATACGATATTCCAGTTGGGAAGTAGAAGTTGTATAATTTCGAACTCCTATTTCACCGGTCACACGGTACACACCCGATTCTGCAGCTGTCAGTGTCTCCACGGTGACAAAACTGGAACTCAGACTTTGAAAAGAGGTTGTTGTCGACTCAGCCACAGAGATTCCCGAAATCCCTTCCAGCCGGGTCAAACCGAGACGATGTAGGGGAGTAGAAGCAGACGTACTTAACCTGACAGATCCCGCATTTTCACGAACCCATAACTGCACAGAATCCCCGGCACTCAGTTCCAAGGTCTCTTCCAGGTTCAATTCGAAAGATTTGTCGTAAAGGCCATTCGGTATCGTCGAAACCCGGGATTCACCAAATTCATCATTGATCACCAGGCCATATTGAACCTGCGAAGCTGACGATGATAGACTACGAATTCCGATTTCGCCGGATATCTCATAAACCCCTGATTCATCGACTGTCAGAGTTCCTATAACCAGATAACGGTAATCCAGACTCTGGCTGGCCGTTGATGTTGACTCCTGGAGAGTCGCACTCACTTGATAGTCTGCCATCGAAGGAGCATAATCGATCCCCCCCACCTGCAAACGGTTCAGACCATCAAACGCTCCATTCGATCCCTGGACCAGCTGCCCGGCACCAAATCCCAAAGACTCAGGATCAAGAGTGTACCCTTCCGGAGAATTCAGTCCCGTTGATGTCGCCCCCACCACAAAATCAGTCAGATATTCACCACCAAAAGAACCATCGCCGTCTCCATCCAGGGCATTACCGGCAACGTCGGTAATCGTATCCAGAACCGTCAAACGGTATATATCTTCAGACAAGGCAGCAAAATATAGCTTGGCTGTGTTGGTGTCGTTATTGTAGCTGGTAGAATCAACCGTAATGACAACATCATCTGCTGATCCCAGTAGACCGTCTACTCCTGCACGGACTAGAACGTAGTTGGCAGCGACGTCGGCCCCTTCGACTGTTTCACTGAAAGTCACTTTCAGTGAAGTCGCATCGAGATTTAAGGTCCCCGTATTGTCTGGTGATGCTCCTGTGATCGTCGTCAGCATGGTCCGATCTTCCAGAACTTCGACCGTGGAGATCTGATTGCTTAAGACCGTCTGCCAGTAACGCCGCAGAGCTCTGCGATCACGGGATCGAAAAACGGGGCGCTTACGCAGACGGGAGGTGAGTGTTTTGAGCCAGTTAGTAAGCAGCATCCTGCTAACTCCTCAGAGATAAATTGATTCAGCTTATTGTGTTGCAGAGGGAAAACATCCCGCTAGCGTGAGCCGCAATACGGGATACAGGGACTCAGAGAGGACTAAGTTTTCCGGTAATAAGGAGTGAGCGAGCGTGTTAGAAAACGTTGAGTCAAAAACGAAGAGCGGTTGTGCAGCAAAGTAGGCAACGGCATTCAAATTTATCCTCTTATAATTCACAACTTCATTCTGATTTTGAAACTGTGGGCGGGTTTAATTCTTAAGGGATAGCAGCAGAAGTTAATTCATCTTTTGAAATGCGATAACATCCAATAATTATCATACGGATTGATCACCAGTTGATAGGCCGGCCCGCTGGCACATAAGCATATATTTATACCTGAATATCATGCCTATTTTCCAGTTTTAATAGGTATTTCAACCGATTTTACGTAAACTGAAATCTGCATTATTATGGAGGGATTTCACTGTAGTGGCCTTTCTTAGGTACATTACCTTTGGCTCAAGAATGAAACCACTACCCTATTCACCAGAGAATTAGTAAAGGTTGCTCTCTCTAATCCAGAATCAACAAAAATTGCTCTCAAAGGAGCACTCAAATCAATCATACTCTCTGATGCATGATCCCCCCTGCTGCCTAAGCTAAATCCAGCCCCAAAACGCGGCATATACCCAAACCTGACGGCGGTCTGCGGGAACTCGAACTGCAGTGCATCCCCGACCGGCTCATTGCTTTCCGACTACACAGGGTACTCATGCCATTCTTCAATCAGTCACTGCCAGGGCCCACTCGCAGCAACTGGGCTCTTTATGCTGAGCTGGAACAGCAGATTGAAACCAGGAATCAATATTGCATTGTCACAGATGATATCGCAAACTGTTTTCCTTGGGCACCAATCGAACCCACTCTCGAGTGCCACCGACAAATCATCAACAATCCCGATTTACTCTGGCTGATTGAAACCGTGATCCGGGGACATAAAGGTCAGAACCGAACAACCGGGCTGTGCCAGGGATCACGCTACAGCCCGGCCGCATTGGAGTTCTTGCTCCACAACCACCTCGACACTCTGCTTTCAGCCGAATACCGAGGATCTCGAACGTTATATCGATATGTAGACAACCTGCTTATCGTATGTAACAACGAGCACGACTGCCGCCAGGCCATCCAGTCTGCGGAAGAGCACCTTTCTGAACGGGGTTTCCAGCTCAAGCACAACGAAGGACCACCTGAGGACATCCGGGACAACACCCGAAGGAAGATCCTCGGAGTGATCCCGCGCTGGCAGAATGGGAAACTCCACTTCACCATACCAGAGGACGCCTTCCAGAAACTGGAAACCAGCCTCAATGCGGCAACACTCAGCAGCCACCCACTATCACGCGTCCAAAACGTGACAAAAGACTGGCTGTCAGCTTATGGCCCTGCGTTAGTCGCCCAGACGGTACGAGATGTAGTCAACAAGGTAATCAACCTCTGCAGGAATTCGGGTTTTGTGGAAATCACTCACAGAAACCTGTCCCAGACCGCAGCGGAAGCCTACCAGAGATGGCAGGAACTCCGTAGTACGGTCAGAACTTCTCCAGATAGAAACTGATTGAAAGAGAGCTTTCTCTGATGTCGTATGCTTTCCCTTATCCTGTTACTTGTCTTGTACACTACCGTGTAGGTTTCGCAGCCTACTCCCCTGTAGGCGCAGAGGGTACCACCCTCACTGTAAAATCAACTGAATTCTGGACTTAACCCTGAAAGGAACAGCAACGAATCATCGAAGTTTTTAAAGATAACAGCAACACATTTATCTGTGATTTACATCCCTAGTGAATTCTCTGGAAACAGAAAAGAAGAACCGAGGATGACGTCTCCTGTTTGAGATTGGATTACGCTCCGCTGCCGCACGATCGACGCCGAGGGTAAAGCCCAGCCGTTACCACGTCCTTTCAGAAAATCGGGAAATGTTGGCATTGAAAAGAAGGATCTCGTGGTGAAAGCATAGCTCGCCTTACAGTAATTTCAGCCCGGTTTTCAGGGAATCGGGGTCCCGAAATCTCTCTCTTCACTGCACATGCGGAGCAGATAAACTCACATCATCCCCTTAAATCCACCGTCGACTCACGAGGCTGTATCGGGGCCAGCATTCATTCACATGGATTTCACTCTGTCGTGCTCAGGGTTCCGATCGTGACATCACAGGTGCGGCTTCATGAGACGGACTGAATCTCACCATTTGATGAAAAATGAATTGCTCCGGCCTGCCCCATCAATATTGAAGTTTTTTTCTTCCCGAACTCCGGGCAGAAAAGTATCTTGTAATGAGACACTTTCCGATTGGAACTACTTCATAAAACGGATCAGCCATGAATGTGTTGCCGACCATTCCGGACCACTCTCATCCAGCCAACGTCCTCAGGACCTGGACCTCGAATGACTTGTCACTCAGTTTGAAAGAGGCAGCCACAGCCCTAATCAGTCCATTGATCTTTAATACTAGGTAATCAAGATTGCACCCCTTTAGTCTAATTCTACTCTTAGCAACTCAACTGATTATGCTGTATGCCATCGTGGTTCTGGCGAAACGCCTGGGGGCGGATTTTTTCCATCATTTTGTGGGGGATGCCAAACCTGAGGACCTCGGTGCGATCCGATTTTGGGTTTTCATGATCCTGGCCATGAACGTAGCCTGGGAAGACTTGCCCAGCGTGTCTCTTCTTCCCGCTCAACTCAGAACTGACATGGGTGTCATGTCCTGGCTGCACTTGCTCCCGGGGTGGGATACTATCTACGCCAGCTACACTAAACTCGTCATTCTGAAAACAGTGACACTCAGCTTACTTGTTCTGGCAATGCTTGGATTTAAAACGCGGTTCTGCGTTCCCTGCGCGACGATCCTGGCCTTAATCCATGCTGGGATGCTTCGCGAATATTTCAATTTCTATCATACCGGCCTGGTACCGATTCTGGTTGGTATCGCGTTATCATTCATGCGTTGTGGAGAGGGACTGGCGTTAGATCAATACCTCTCCAGAAACAAAACGACGTCCACGAGTTTGCCTTTCGCCAGCTATGGCTGGTGCCGGTACCTCTGCTGGTCGATCATCGCCTCTGCATACGTAATGGCGGGTATCAGTAAACTTCGTAACGGCGGACCGGGCTGGTGGGATGGAGTCAACCTGAAACGCATCGTCATGACGGATACGCTCAACCCCATGCACTTCGAGTGGGGACTCGAGCACGAAATCACCCGTTTACCCCTCTTTGTTTTCTCAGTTCTGGGTATTTCAGCCGTTCTGGCCGAGTCACTTTATGGTCTGGTTCTGTTTTCTAAACGTGCGCGATTCGTTATCCCCCTGCTGACCGCCGCTATGCATCTGGGAATATTATTTTTCCAAGGGATTCTGTTCTTCGATCTCATTCTGATTCAAGCCGTCTTTTTCAATCTCAGTCAGTGGGTCCCTCAAGAATGGCTTGAGAAAACAACAGTAAAGCAGGATCTGCGGAATGACGTCCAACAAGGCCGACTACACCAGAAATACTTCAGCGTTTTTCTGTTCCTGATGCTGGGGCTCAGTATCTGCTGGCTGGCACGAATCGAGTTCTACCCCGCAACGGCAATGCAAATGTATAGCAACACGCAGGCTGATGGTGAAGTTACTTATAAAAAAGTCTGGGCCGTTTATGAAGACGGACACAG is a window from the Gimesia benthica genome containing:
- a CDS encoding reverse transcriptase domain-containing protein → MPKPDGGLRELELQCIPDRLIAFRLHRVLMPFFNQSLPGPTRSNWALYAELEQQIETRNQYCIVTDDIANCFPWAPIEPTLECHRQIINNPDLLWLIETVIRGHKGQNRTTGLCQGSRYSPAALEFLLHNHLDTLLSAEYRGSRTLYRYVDNLLIVCNNEHDCRQAIQSAEEHLSERGFQLKHNEGPPEDIRDNTRRKILGVIPRWQNGKLHFTIPEDAFQKLETSLNAATLSSHPLSRVQNVTKDWLSAYGPALVAQTVRDVVNKVINLCRNSGFVEITHRNLSQTAAEAYQRWQELRSTVRTSPDRN